In Phoenix dactylifera cultivar Barhee BC4 unplaced genomic scaffold, palm_55x_up_171113_PBpolish2nd_filt_p 000182F, whole genome shotgun sequence, one genomic interval encodes:
- the LOC120105034 gene encoding pentatricopeptide repeat-containing protein At1g31430, translated as MLLHIRRHAISAHSLQLLSKIICYRFSISSSKARRLTKKRCISLLENCKSMKQLKQIHCQILVSSLHLSRDVIDDLMVFCTDPVSGDLNHATKVFETLESRSLFIYNLVIKAFTKKGNLKSALLLFDRMREECLRPDNFTYPFVLKAIGSLHMELEGRKNHALVVKTGLDFDPYVRNSLMGMYADMGRVEISQLLFDEMPERDIISWNVLIAAYVKCGKFGDAIFVYWKMDQEGVKPDEATLVSTLSACVSTGNLELGTRIHRYMNEEFKFSVPLGNALLDMYAKCGSVDMARRFFSCMPERNVISWTSMVSGYVNSGQLDEARQLFNQSPAKDVILWTAMINGYVQYNHFQEAMALFREMQLKRVKPDKYTVAALLTACASLGALEQGKWIHGYIEDNMIKIDAVVGTALIDMYAKCGCIEKSLDIFRGVEGKDTATWTSIICGLSLNGQTSKALELFTEMKSVGAEPDDITFIGVLSACSHGGLVDEGCKYFDAMKKVRHIEPKLEHYGCLVDLLGRAGLLDDAEKLIGNIPNNNDKSILPLWGALLNACRIHGNVVMGERLAKQVIELEFGNPGLHTLVANIYAAADRWDDVTKIRRKMKDLGIKKTPGCSSIEVNGMIHEFLVADTASPQRSQIYSVLNSISRLTDSDEQIEINDQVIIYTSYLLER; from the coding sequence ATGTTGCTCCACATCCGCCGACACGCGATTTCTGCCCATTCCCTCCAACTTCTTTCAAAAATTATCTGCTATCGCTTCTCTATTTCCAGCTCCAAAGCCAGAAGGCTAACCAAGAAGAGATGCATCTCCCTCCTCGAAAATTGCAAGTCCATGAAGCAACTGAAGCAAATCCACTGCCAAATCCTCGTCtcatccctccacctcagcaggGATGTGATAGATGACCTCATGGTCTTCTGCACCGATCCTGTGTCCGGAGACCTAAACCATGCAACAAAGGTGTTTGAAACCCTCGAGAGCCGATCACTTTTCATCTACAACTTAGTGATTAAAGCATTCACAAAGAAGGGTAATCTAAAGAGTGCTCTCCTTTTGTTCGATAGAATGAGGGAGGAGTGTTTGCGGCCAGATAATTTTACATACCCCTTTGTTTTGAAGGCGATAGGCAGCCTTCACATGGAATTGGAAGGGAGAAAGAACCATGCACTCGTTGTTAAAACTGGACTTGATTTCGATCCATATGTAAGGAACTCACTGATGGGCATGTATGCCGACATGGGTAGAGTTGAGATTTCACAGTTGTTGTTCGATGAAATGCCTGAAAGGGATATAATTTCTTGGAATGTTCTCATCGCGGCTTATGTTAAATGTGGGAAGTTTGGGGACGCTATCTTTGTCTACTGGAAGATGGATCAGGAGGGTGTTAAGCCTGATGAAGCTACTTTGGTGAGTACACTTTCTGCTTGTGTTTCAACAGGGAATTTGGAGTTGGGAACAAGAATTCATCGTTATATGAATGAAGAATTTAAATTCAGTGTGCCTCTTGGAAATGCTTTGTTGGATATGTATGCGAAATGTGGCAGTGTAGATATGGCTCGTAGGTTCTTCAGTTGCATGCCAGAAAGAAACGTGATCTCTTGGACTAGCATGGTCTCAGGATATGTGAATTCAGGCCAGTTGGATGAAGCAAGACAGTTGTTCAACCAGAGCCCTGCGAAAGATGTAATTCTTTGGACTGCTATGATTAATGGATATGTGCAGTATAATCACTTTCAAGAAGCTATGGCACTTTTTAGAGAGATGCAGCTGAAAAGAGTCAAACCCGATAAGTACACGGTTGCTGCTCTTCTTACAGCTTGTGCTAGTTTGGGAGCACTCGAACAAGGAAAATGGATTCATGGATACATCGAGGACAATATGATAAAAATTGATGCTGTGGTTGGCACAGCACTAATAGACATGTATGCAAAATGTGGGTGCATAGAGAAGTCCTTGGATATATTTAGGGGAGTGGAAGGAAAGGACACTGCAACATGGACTTCAATTATCTGTGGGCTGTCTCTAAATGGGCAAACAAGCAAAGCACTTGAGTTATTCACAGAGATGAAAAGTGTTGGAGCTGAACCAGATGATATCACCTTTATTGGTGTTTTAAGTGCTTGCAGTCATGGAGGATTGGTGGATGAAGGCTGTAAGTATTTCGACGCTATGAAGAAAGTGCGTCACATAGAACCCAAATTAGAACACTATGGCTGTTTGGTTGATCTCCTTGGCCGTGCTGGTCTTTTAGATGATGCAGAGAAGTTGATTGGAAATATACCcaataataatgataaaagcATCTTACCTTTGTGGGGTGCTTTGCTTAATGCTTGTAGAATCCATGGTAATGTTGTGATGGGTGAGCGACTGGCCAAACAAGTAATTGAACTAGAGTTTGGAAATCCTGGTCTACATACTCTTGTGGCTAATATATATGCTGCGGCAGACAGATGGGATGATGTCACCAAAATAAGGAGGAAGATGAAAGATCTTGGCATCAAGAAGACACCAGGTTGCAGTTCAATTGAAGTGAATGGCATGATTCATGAGTTCCTTGTTGCCGATACTGCATCTCCTCAAAGAAGTCAGATTTACTCGGTGCTGAACAGTATAAGCAGGCTTACGGACTCGGATGAACAAATCGAGATAAATGATCAAGTCATTATTTACACATCATACCTTCTGGAGAGGTGA